The Desulfonatronum thioautotrophicum nucleotide sequence TTATTATACACCAATAACTCTAAAATCATATCTTGAATCTCAATCATTCAATGTTGAGTTGATAATGACAGAGGGGTTAGATATTGCTGACTATATCTGGTATAAAGAAGAGATTGATTCCTGTGACATGTCTGAAATTTCTTTAATCAGCGATAAGTTGCAATTTTTTATCAATGCAGGTTGCTATGGAAAAAATTTGCGTTGTGTCGCAAGAAAATCTGGATTTTAAGCATGCGTAAAATTTGCGTCGTTATCGGCTCTCGTGCCAATTACAGCAGTATAAAATCAGCCATGAAGGCCATTCAGGACCATCCGGGGCTGGAATTGCAGCTTATTGCCGGGGCTTCGGCCATCCTTGATCGTTATGGGGCGGTGGTTGATCTGATTGAGCGGGACGGGTTTACGCCTAATGCTCGGATGTTCATGCTTATCGAGGGCGAGACTCCGGCAACCATGGCCAAGTCCACAGGGGTTGGGCTGATGGAACTGCCTACGTTGTTTGAGATGCTGTGCCCAGATATCGTCCTGACTGTTGGGGATCGGTTTGAAACCATGGCCACGACCCTGGCCGCGGCCTACATGAACCTGCCCATTGCCCACACCATGGGCGGCGAAGTGACCGGAACCATTGACGAGAGCATCCGCCACGCCGTGACCAAATTCGCACACATCCATTTCCCGGCCAGCGCGGACGCAAGGGATAGGATCATCCACCTGGGTGAACGTCCCGAAGCTGTTCATCTGGTGGGCTGCCCACGAATTGATCTGGTGGCCCGGACCCTGGAGCAGGATAAGGCCAATGGCCTGCAAGAGATTTTTCTGGAAGGGGTCGGCACGGAGTTGGACCTAAGCAAACCCTTTGTGATCGTGTCGCAGCACCCAGTGACCACCGAATACGGAGAGGGCGAGCGGCAGATCACCGCCACGCTGGAGGCAGTCCGCTCGCTGGCTATCCCAGCCATCGTCCTCTGGCCCAACCCTGACGCCGGCTCCGACGACATCGCCCGGGGCATCCGCAAATGGCGGGAGCAGGGCAAAGCCGTGAACATGCGTTTCTTCAAGAACCTGCCGACCGATACCTACATCCGCTTGATGGCTAGAACCGCCTGCCTCGTAGGTAATTCCTCAAGCGGTATTCGTGAAGGGGCTTTTATTGGTACTCCAGTGGTCAACATCGGTTCCAGGCAGGTTATGCGGGAACGTGGGGCAAATGTGATGGATGTGCCGCATGATCGAGATGCTATTGCTGAAGCTCTATGCAGACAAGTAAAGGTAGGACGCTACCCGTCCGAACCAGTTTATGGTGATGGTACTGCCGGACAAAAAATTGCAGGAGTACTGGCCGCATGCTCGTGGAACATTCAAAAAAG carries:
- the neuC gene encoding UDP-N-acetylglucosamine 2-epimerase — protein: MRKICVVIGSRANYSSIKSAMKAIQDHPGLELQLIAGASAILDRYGAVVDLIERDGFTPNARMFMLIEGETPATMAKSTGVGLMELPTLFEMLCPDIVLTVGDRFETMATTLAAAYMNLPIAHTMGGEVTGTIDESIRHAVTKFAHIHFPASADARDRIIHLGERPEAVHLVGCPRIDLVARTLEQDKANGLQEIFLEGVGTELDLSKPFVIVSQHPVTTEYGEGERQITATLEAVRSLAIPAIVLWPNPDAGSDDIARGIRKWREQGKAVNMRFFKNLPTDTYIRLMARTACLVGNSSSGIREGAFIGTPVVNIGSRQVMRERGANVMDVPHDRDAIAEALCRQVKVGRYPSEPVYGDGTAGQKIAGVLAACSWNIQKRITY